In the Alkaliphilus oremlandii OhILAs genome, one interval contains:
- a CDS encoding zinc dependent phospholipase C family protein, with amino-acid sequence MLAQTHKIISEHVHSNVKEILGVDLNKFNLIYGSIKPDIAISLAKLDHFKPQSFDFVCNNINDLSSYNFQFNKEFIKQLSTRIGVVTHFISDFFCVPHNDRLTYQHHFIEHVKYEHDLHKLFKNFDEKIDVTKDYFNLNNNDSSPIKTLIDDMHLQYQRRGESLLNDVQSSIRMSSIVALFIIYNSLNNSNRFNKIIQVA; translated from the coding sequence TTGCTAGCTCAAACACACAAAATTATTTCAGAGCATGTTCACAGTAATGTTAAAGAAATACTTGGTGTAGATTTAAATAAATTCAATCTGATTTATGGAAGTATTAAACCGGATATTGCAATTAGTTTAGCTAAATTAGATCACTTCAAACCGCAGTCATTCGATTTTGTTTGCAACAACATTAATGACTTATCCTCCTACAACTTTCAATTTAATAAGGAATTTATAAAACAACTCTCTACACGTATAGGCGTAGTCACTCACTTTATATCCGACTTCTTTTGTGTCCCACATAATGATAGATTAACTTACCAGCATCATTTTATTGAGCACGTAAAATATGAGCATGACCTTCATAAGCTGTTTAAAAACTTCGATGAAAAAATTGATGTCACAAAAGATTATTTTAATTTAAATAACAATGATTCTAGCCCAATTAAAACTCTAATTGACGATATGCATTTACAATATCAAAGAAGAGGCGAAAGTCTTTTAAACGACGTTCAAAGCTCTATTCGTATGTCATCCATTGTTGCTCTATTTATTATTTACAATTCTCTAAACAATAGCAACCGCTTTAATAAAATAATTCAAGTAGCATAA
- a CDS encoding tetratricopeptide repeat protein produces MKFLIEPYIRKRTEDLLFLQLNKEAISVKNYEMPTEGLFVPLLTTELAENIKTKDENKVITANAIVRGIIYLLGIDPQFKHKDEYVKFLYAVNPEIEDYINFEAIKFADQGKMIESIIFLKALVLLNNKNVYYLFNYSLNLIQYAEDSLKAKPKVQVVFRKEAKVFLEMILDIDESFSLAYYHLGFLYLYNKEFNKAKLFWEKYRSYEEDTDLAMEVSHLILEIEDNALYERGYEAILGGRAEEGLPLLLELEERSTNWWNLLFFIGLGYRQLGQYTDAISYFNKVMEIEENQLDTLSELGLCYGATGNYGKAVECFEMALNIGGENNEILCNLAMVYMEVADYTKAKKCLEHSLAINPQDEITQACNKQLKMLMENSR; encoded by the coding sequence ATGAAATTTTTAATAGAACCATATATCCGAAAAAGAACAGAGGACTTATTATTTTTGCAATTAAATAAAGAAGCGATCAGTGTAAAAAACTATGAAATGCCAACGGAAGGATTATTCGTTCCTCTGCTAACTACAGAATTAGCAGAAAATATTAAAACAAAGGATGAAAACAAAGTCATAACAGCAAATGCAATCGTAAGGGGGATCATTTATCTTCTTGGAATCGATCCCCAATTTAAGCATAAGGATGAATATGTTAAATTTCTATATGCTGTTAATCCTGAAATAGAGGATTATATCAATTTTGAAGCGATCAAATTTGCAGATCAAGGTAAAATGATAGAAAGCATTATCTTTTTAAAAGCGTTGGTATTATTGAATAATAAGAATGTATATTACTTGTTCAATTATAGCCTCAATCTGATTCAATACGCTGAGGATAGCTTGAAAGCGAAACCGAAGGTACAAGTGGTTTTTAGAAAAGAGGCAAAGGTTTTTTTAGAAATGATATTAGATATCGACGAAAGCTTTTCCTTAGCATATTACCACTTAGGATTCCTCTATCTATATAATAAAGAATTTAATAAAGCGAAGTTATTTTGGGAAAAGTATCGATCCTATGAAGAAGATACAGATTTAGCTATGGAAGTAAGCCATTTAATTTTAGAGATTGAAGATAATGCCCTCTATGAAAGGGGCTATGAGGCAATTTTAGGTGGGAGAGCAGAAGAGGGATTACCCTTATTATTAGAACTAGAAGAAAGATCAACCAACTGGTGGAATCTTCTTTTCTTTATTGGATTAGGCTACAGGCAATTAGGGCAGTATACAGATGCTATCTCTTATTTTAATAAAGTGATGGAGATAGAAGAGAATCAATTGGACACATTATCAGAATTGGGATTGTGCTATGGAGCTACTGGCAACTACGGCAAAGCTGTAGAGTGTTTTGAAATGGCTTTAAATATCGGTGGAGAAAATAATGAGATCCTGTGTAATTTAGCCATGGTTTATATGGAAGTAGCAGATTATACAAAAGCGAAAAAATGTTTGGAACATTCCCTAGCAATCAATCCACAAGATGAAATTACTCAAGCCTGCAATAAACAATTAAAGATGTTAATGGAAAATAGTCGCTAA
- a CDS encoding B12-binding domain-containing radical SAM protein encodes MKVLLTAVNAKYIHTNLAIRYLQKSISGILDDKDLQIKEFTINNNMDYMIREIYNAHPDILCFSCYIWNMEIITYITKHIKKIMPEVTIVLGGPEVSFDTENLMKENDAIDIVVIGEGEEIFKELIETLKHEGDYSQIEGLAFRARGEIIYTDPKKALLDMNTLPFPYENESLDSDKIVYYESSRGCPFNCQYCLSSSIAGVRFLPIDRVKTEIQYFINQRVKQVKFVDRTFNAKKSYAMDIMNFILENNNGRTNFHFEVTADLLDKEMLDFLSKVPVGLFQFEIGVQSTNENTLNAIDRHVDFEKLSKVVGKISEGRNIHQHLDLIVGLPEEDYFSFRKSFDDVFALRPEKLQIGFLKLLKGSGLRKRAEEYGYIYSDYPPYEIMETKWLSYGEFIRLKGIEEMVEVYWNSNIFSNSIELMIHNFYSSSFKFFEDLWKYWENQGYHHISHGKNKLYEILAEFYSYSNFNNYKIFIEVLKLDFLKNTKTSSMPSIFNKIEIAGFKNKCHAFLQDEFNLEKYLPAYKDIPAKQIIKQVYFEPFGVDVTELEKVQYRLEKMRDEGTIVLFDYKIENKALEDCKYYKIKFAQEEGDIHWNC; translated from the coding sequence ATGAAAGTCTTACTAACAGCAGTCAATGCAAAATATATACATACAAACTTAGCCATACGATATTTACAGAAATCCATATCGGGTATACTGGACGATAAAGATCTTCAAATTAAAGAATTTACCATCAATAATAATATGGATTATATGATCAGAGAAATTTATAATGCCCATCCTGATATTTTATGTTTTTCATGCTATATATGGAACATGGAAATCATCACTTATATAACGAAACATATTAAAAAAATTATGCCCGAAGTTACAATCGTTTTAGGAGGTCCAGAAGTTTCTTTTGACACAGAAAATTTAATGAAAGAAAACGATGCAATTGATATTGTTGTTATTGGAGAAGGAGAAGAAATATTTAAAGAGCTCATAGAAACGTTAAAACACGAGGGAGATTATTCGCAAATAGAGGGATTAGCATTTAGAGCAAGGGGAGAAATTATCTACACAGATCCTAAAAAAGCACTGTTAGATATGAATACTCTACCCTTCCCTTATGAAAATGAAAGTTTGGATTCAGATAAAATTGTCTATTATGAAAGCTCAAGGGGCTGCCCCTTTAACTGTCAGTACTGTTTATCATCATCGATTGCTGGCGTTCGATTTCTACCGATAGATCGAGTGAAGACAGAGATTCAATACTTTATTAATCAAAGAGTAAAGCAAGTGAAATTTGTGGATCGAACATTTAACGCGAAGAAGTCCTATGCTATGGATATCATGAATTTTATTTTAGAAAACAATAATGGAAGAACAAATTTTCATTTTGAGGTAACTGCGGATTTATTAGACAAAGAGATGTTAGATTTTTTAAGTAAGGTTCCAGTAGGATTGTTTCAATTTGAAATAGGTGTTCAATCAACAAATGAAAATACCTTAAATGCCATCGACCGACATGTGGACTTTGAAAAGCTGAGCAAAGTTGTTGGGAAAATCTCGGAGGGAAGGAATATTCATCAGCACCTGGATCTAATTGTGGGTCTACCAGAAGAAGATTATTTTTCCTTTAGAAAATCATTTGATGATGTATTTGCTTTAAGACCTGAAAAATTACAAATTGGATTTTTAAAATTACTAAAGGGCTCAGGACTTAGAAAGCGTGCAGAAGAATATGGATATATCTATTCCGATTATCCGCCATATGAAATCATGGAAACGAAATGGCTCTCTTATGGAGAATTCATTCGATTAAAGGGAATAGAAGAGATGGTGGAAGTTTATTGGAATTCAAATATATTTTCTAATAGTATAGAACTTATGATTCATAATTTCTATTCCAGTAGTTTTAAGTTTTTTGAAGACCTATGGAAATACTGGGAAAACCAAGGATACCACCATATTTCTCATGGCAAAAATAAACTATATGAGATATTGGCTGAGTTCTATTCCTATAGTAATTTTAATAATTATAAGATTTTCATTGAAGTTTTGAAGCTGGACTTTTTAAAAAATACAAAGACTTCTTCCATGCCTTCCATATTTAATAAAATTGAGATCGCAGGATTTAAGAACAAATGTCATGCATTTTTACAAGATGAATTCAATCTCGAAAAGTATCTACCTGCATATAAAGACATCCCAGCAAAACAGATTATAAAGCAGGTCTATTTCGAGCCTTTTGGTGTTGATGTCACTGAACTTGAAAAAGTTCAGTATCGACTTGAAAAGATGAGAGACGAGGGAACCATCGTTTTATTTGATTATAAAATAGAAAATAAGGCTTTAGAAGATTGTAAATATTATAAAATAAAGTTTGCACAAGAGGAAGGGGATATTCATTGGAACTGCTAA
- a CDS encoding DUF2726 domain-containing protein, whose translation MENIIAIIFLFFLFKLYKKIFNKIKIFLKENLEKKSAREKTIEENKGDMFTERPVHIYKKKYFFTKNENLFFRTLQEALKEENVIILSKVRIIDIISIPERQKNFIYYFNKLKAKHIDFVVCDKDYFSPIYCIELDDKSHLREDRIQRDILVNEIFKKVEMPLIRIKAKESYEVNEIKESLNITTERTELY comes from the coding sequence ATGGAAAATATAATAGCAATTATTTTTCTATTCTTTTTATTTAAATTATATAAAAAAATTTTCAATAAAATAAAAATATTTTTAAAGGAAAATTTAGAGAAAAAAAGCGCTAGAGAAAAAACAATAGAAGAAAATAAAGGAGATATGTTTACAGAAAGACCAGTACATATATATAAAAAAAAATATTTTTTTACTAAAAACGAAAATTTATTTTTTAGAACTTTACAAGAAGCATTAAAGGAAGAAAACGTAATCATATTATCAAAAGTAAGAATAATTGATATAATTAGTATACCAGAACGGCAAAAAAACTTTATATACTATTTCAACAAATTAAAAGCAAAACACATTGATTTTGTAGTATGTGATAAAGATTACTTTTCACCAATATATTGTATAGAATTAGACGATAAAAGCCACCTTAGAGAAGATAGAATCCAAAGAGACATATTAGTAAATGAAATTTTTAAAAAAGTAGAAATGCCATTAATTAGAATTAAAGCAAAAGAAAGCTATGAAGTTAATGAAATTAAAGAATCATTAAATATTACAACCGAAAGAACTGAATTATATTAA
- a CDS encoding ribonuclease H-like domain-containing protein translates to MKIKTFELNENTYLPNPLLNIFNSGDYCIIDIETMGLSRQYHEVVLIGVLFNKNNQIVIKQFFAEKPKEEILILKEFAALYQSFSYVITYNGAAFDIPFLKHRFKYHNLEWHFDDLTHIDVLQCLRKDTLKSQLENLKLKTVERFLGIYRTDTISGQDSVLLYKEYVKNPSPSLEKTILLHNYEDIYYLNKLLHIFNHVQIEKNNLIGNRIQVIHHSETIDFVFFPKDVLIKGNLLFIKGSTKCQKKLLDVIYYGSEFKFEWSPSSGEFCIEIQLYEGYLPSGEKCTYINRKDFNLFEDVLKEKQLHNGDLLTDQLMILAVNGRMNVDLITHLISNILNSILNEQ, encoded by the coding sequence ATGAAAATCAAAACTTTTGAATTAAATGAAAACACATATTTACCCAATCCTCTATTAAATATATTCAATTCGGGAGACTATTGTATCATCGACATAGAAACCATGGGCCTTAGCAGACAATATCATGAAGTTGTATTAATCGGTGTTTTATTCAATAAAAACAATCAAATTGTGATCAAACAATTTTTTGCAGAAAAACCGAAGGAAGAAATTCTCATTTTAAAGGAATTTGCTGCTTTATATCAAAGCTTTTCCTACGTTATAACTTACAATGGTGCCGCTTTTGATATTCCTTTTCTAAAGCATCGATTTAAATATCATAACTTAGAGTGGCATTTTGATGATCTGACGCATATCGACGTGCTCCAATGTCTCCGAAAAGATACGCTAAAATCACAGCTAGAAAACCTTAAGCTAAAAACTGTTGAGAGGTTTCTTGGGATTTACAGAACGGATACCATCAGTGGTCAGGATAGCGTTCTTCTCTATAAGGAGTACGTTAAAAATCCTTCACCTAGCTTAGAGAAAACAATATTACTTCATAATTACGAGGATATTTATTATTTAAATAAACTTCTTCATATTTTTAATCATGTTCAGATCGAAAAGAATAATCTGATAGGAAATAGGATCCAGGTGATCCACCATTCTGAAACCATTGATTTTGTATTTTTTCCTAAAGATGTATTGATAAAGGGAAACTTGCTCTTTATTAAAGGAAGTACAAAGTGTCAAAAAAAATTACTCGATGTTATTTACTATGGATCGGAATTTAAATTTGAATGGTCCCCTTCCAGTGGAGAATTTTGCATAGAAATCCAGCTATATGAAGGTTATTTACCATCTGGAGAAAAGTGTACCTATATTAATCGAAAGGACTTTAATTTATTTGAAGATGTGTTGAAAGAAAAGCAGCTTCATAACGGTGATCTTCTGACAGACCAACTTATGATTCTAGCCGTAAATGGTAGGATGAATGTGGATTTAATAACACATTTAATATCGAATATCTTAAATTCAATATTAAATGAACAATAA
- a CDS encoding helix-turn-helix domain-containing protein encodes MTFGKRLKKLREEKSWQLEKVAKYLKVSIATVSNYERDFRKPDIDTINKIADLFEVTSDYLIGRTSIKDAILLENEDLPKELKEIGIEYLEVNKELKKKGLSPEDILDIIEAIEKTGLRKRDR; translated from the coding sequence ATGACTTTTGGAAAAAGATTAAAAAAATTACGAGAAGAAAAAAGCTGGCAACTTGAAAAAGTAGCAAAGTATTTAAAAGTAAGTATAGCAACAGTATCTAACTATGAGAGAGATTTTAGAAAGCCAGATATAGACACAATCAATAAAATAGCTGATTTATTTGAAGTAACATCAGATTATTTAATCGGGAGAACAAGTATAAAAGATGCTATTCTATTAGAAAATGAAGATTTACCAAAAGAATTAAAAGAAATAGGAATTGAATATTTAGAAGTAAACAAAGAGTTAAAAAAGAAAGGGTTATCACCAGAGGATATATTAGACATTATTGAAGCTATTGAGAAAACAGGACTAAGAAAAAGAGATAGATAG
- a CDS encoding tyrosine-type recombinase/integrase, with amino-acid sequence MITLQNAKELFLMENQLKGNTEKTIQNYERMITYFQNFIGNKAMEEITLFDVKQYQLYLSSKKAEFKFTDKIDRTLSKKTIQTYTRQIRVFLNWAYAESLLKEDIGSKIKLPKAPKKVIEILSDEEIELLYKCINDNTEFGLRNKCMISLMLDSGLRREEVITLDLDCIHFTQNIIKVHGKGEKERIIPLGVYTKKLLFKYLNGYRPMPSYPTNRVFISQEKVPVTMDVMKMLMLRLKKRTGIQRLKPHLLRHTFATKYLIAGGDAFSLQMILGHTSLEMTRMYSHLASAYTVKNFHKLSTLDRLKGQNVRL; translated from the coding sequence ATGATCACTTTACAAAATGCAAAAGAATTATTTTTAATGGAGAATCAATTGAAAGGCAATACAGAAAAAACCATACAGAATTATGAAAGAATGATCACTTATTTTCAAAACTTCATCGGCAATAAAGCCATGGAAGAGATCACCCTATTCGATGTTAAACAGTATCAGCTTTATCTTAGTAGTAAAAAGGCAGAATTTAAGTTCACCGATAAGATTGATCGAACCCTGTCTAAAAAGACCATTCAGACGTATACAAGGCAGATTCGGGTATTTCTAAATTGGGCTTATGCGGAGTCGCTTCTTAAAGAAGATATCGGCAGTAAAATAAAGCTTCCAAAGGCACCGAAAAAAGTCATAGAAATATTGAGCGATGAAGAGATCGAACTTCTGTACAAGTGCATTAATGATAATACGGAATTTGGTCTTAGAAATAAATGCATGATCTCCTTGATGCTGGACTCTGGATTAAGGCGGGAAGAAGTTATTACCTTAGATTTAGACTGTATTCATTTCACCCAGAATATCATTAAGGTGCATGGTAAAGGAGAAAAGGAAAGGATTATACCCCTAGGGGTCTATACAAAGAAATTGCTCTTTAAATACCTTAATGGCTATCGTCCTATGCCTTCCTACCCTACCAATCGAGTATTCATATCTCAAGAAAAAGTACCCGTAACAATGGACGTTATGAAAATGTTAATGTTGAGATTGAAGAAAAGAACAGGCATCCAAAGGCTCAAACCCCATCTATTAAGGCATACCTTTGCTACGAAGTATTTAATCGCTGGTGGTGATGCTTTCAGCTTACAGATGATACTGGGGCATACATCCCTAGAAATGACGAGAATGTATTCACATTTGGCAAGTGCCTATACAGTTAAAAACTTTCATAAATTATCTACTTTAGACAGGTTAAAGGGTCAGAATGTGCGTCTATAG
- a CDS encoding rolling circle replication-associated protein → MLNLLSSNFQVKISGQKVTFKKYAVPMQFNFGVKPSLKAKRGDSSMARDNFNKSIARSRNRIFDIIACNVNVLPDYEGNIQLPKFLTLTFAENITDLQTANAEFTTFNKRLSYHLYKTNKNVLKYICIPEFQKRGAVHFHVLYFNLPYVNIKKISEVWGHGYAFIEGITEKQNIEDFAKYVCKYMSKNNSKGEDNYQIYLEKEMLNSKRYFTSRGLNKPEIYKLDVDKEIYQTFITYFQEYHKENLEYSNEFIGTVEVNSYEINKSEVLQMLKNAIYSIFESMKTVYGKKATLTRFKDINYLKTLFKNRHENLYIDSEYLRLRRERNELYS, encoded by the coding sequence GTGCTTAATTTACTTTCATCAAATTTTCAAGTTAAAATATCGGGTCAAAAGGTGACCTTTAAAAAATATGCTGTACCGATGCAATTTAACTTTGGTGTTAAACCTAGCCTTAAAGCTAAGCGTGGCGATAGTTCTATGGCTAGAGACAATTTTAATAAATCTATTGCAAGGTCTAGAAATCGAATCTTTGACATTATTGCTTGTAACGTGAATGTGCTTCCAGATTATGAAGGAAATATCCAGTTACCAAAGTTTTTGACGCTAACCTTTGCGGAAAACATCACTGATCTGCAGACTGCAAATGCTGAATTTACAACTTTTAACAAGCGATTATCTTACCATTTATACAAAACCAATAAGAATGTCCTTAAATATATCTGTATTCCAGAGTTCCAGAAGCGTGGTGCAGTTCATTTTCATGTCTTATACTTCAATCTTCCTTACGTCAATATCAAAAAAATATCCGAAGTTTGGGGTCATGGCTACGCTTTTATCGAAGGTATCACAGAAAAACAGAATATTGAAGATTTTGCTAAGTACGTTTGTAAATATATGTCGAAAAATAATTCAAAAGGTGAAGATAATTATCAAATTTATTTAGAAAAGGAAATGCTGAACTCTAAGCGATACTTTACTTCTAGGGGGCTTAATAAACCAGAAATATACAAATTAGATGTGGACAAAGAAATATATCAAACTTTTATTACCTACTTCCAAGAATACCATAAGGAAAACTTAGAGTACTCTAACGAATTTATCGGTACTGTAGAAGTTAATTCCTATGAAATAAACAAGTCAGAGGTATTGCAAATGCTCAAAAATGCTATTTACTCTATATTTGAATCCATGAAAACTGTTTACGGAAAAAAAGCAACATTGACTAGATTTAAAGATATCAACTACTTAAAAACTTTATTTAAAAATCGTCATGAAAATTTATATATTGATTCAGAATACCTACGATTACGAAGAGAAAGGAATGAACTATACTCATGA
- a CDS encoding bifunctional enoyl-CoA hydratase/phosphate acetyltransferase, with protein MIKKLEELVQQAQGQKKMKLVVAAAQDKDVLLAVKEAHELNLIDVILVGDESKIREIAEEIEVNLEDFRVIHKEDLVEAALTSVQLVSAGEADFVMKGLLDTSILLKAVLNKEVGLRTNNLLSHVMVYEMPTYHKLLLLSDGGMLIDPSLEEKKGIIDNAITVAKALGNKEIKVACISAKEKVNEKMPSTVDGAKLKEMCQNGVFGEDVYVEGPIAFDLAVSKEAAAIKGFNSPVSGEADILLVPTIEVGNGIGKALTYMGNGKSAGVIMGAKVPVVLVSRADSAETKLFSIALGSVISAKNN; from the coding sequence ATGATTAAGAAACTAGAAGAATTGGTTCAACAGGCACAAGGTCAAAAGAAAATGAAATTGGTAGTTGCAGCTGCTCAAGATAAAGATGTTTTGTTAGCCGTTAAAGAAGCACATGAATTAAACTTGATTGATGTGATCTTGGTTGGAGACGAAAGTAAGATTAGAGAAATTGCTGAGGAAATTGAAGTAAACCTAGAGGATTTTAGAGTAATTCACAAAGAAGACTTAGTAGAAGCGGCTTTAACGTCTGTTCAATTAGTTTCTGCTGGAGAAGCAGATTTCGTTATGAAGGGACTGTTGGATACCTCCATCCTATTAAAGGCCGTACTGAACAAAGAGGTAGGACTAAGAACAAATAATTTGCTCAGCCATGTAATGGTATATGAAATGCCAACTTATCATAAGCTTCTTTTACTTTCAGATGGTGGGATGCTCATCGATCCATCTTTAGAGGAGAAGAAGGGAATCATAGACAATGCTATAACCGTAGCAAAGGCTCTAGGAAATAAAGAAATAAAAGTAGCTTGTATATCCGCTAAGGAGAAGGTCAATGAAAAAATGCCTTCCACCGTAGATGGTGCAAAGTTAAAGGAAATGTGTCAAAATGGAGTGTTTGGTGAAGATGTGTATGTAGAGGGGCCTATTGCATTTGACCTAGCAGTTTCTAAAGAAGCAGCAGCAATTAAAGGATTTAACAGCCCTGTATCCGGCGAGGCGGATATTTTATTAGTACCAACAATTGAAGTTGGAAACGGTATTGGAAAAGCCTTAACCTATATGGGTAATGGAAAGTCTGCTGGTGTCATCATGGGGGCTAAGGTGCCTGTAGTGCTGGTATCTAGAGCAGATTCTGCAGAAACAAAACTGTTTTCAATCGCTTTAGGTAGTGTTATATCTGCAAAGAATAACTAG